AAAAGGCAAACCCCCAGCAGAAAACACTGAGGGCCCCTGGTGAGCCTGAGATTCAGACACACTCAGCTGtgcagccctcccagccctgaaCAAGCCTGAGGTTTTCTTTTAGAAGGACATAAAAGTTTCTGTCTCATAACAATAGAGTCCAAGAGATTTTCCCCATAATAAGGCTAAAAATTCTTGCCCAGGCCCCATGAGAAATTAACCCTTGCCTGTTTCTAGCAAGCTTGAAGTTCCTTAGCTGCTAGtagctattttaaaatttgctgttCAGCAAGGAGGCTTTCAGCAGCAATCTGACCTACTGCTGGAAACCACTCCCTCAATTGCAAATAATCTGAGAAATTGGTTTGGTGATTCTTCCTAATGGATAAAAATTGTGCACAACATTTACATCGttgatattaaaaataactcattttatacatattttacTCATTAGAAATCTAAATTGAGTTTCCGTGTTCTTCCTGTCAACATCATTGTAGGTTCTTCTGACCTGTAAGAGacagaaaattccatttaaaaggGTGGCAGTGCCAAGtagggcaggggaggggaggctgctgtgagacagcatcactgcagggctgggtgtgaccCTGCTGTGTGACATTGCTGTGTGACcctgctgtgtgacactgctgtgtgacAATCTGTGACACTCTGTGTGACACTCTGTGTGacactgccaccactgcagggctgtgtgtgacactgctgtgtgacactgctgtgtgacactggcatcactgcagggctgggtgtgaccctgctgtgtgaccctgctgtgtgacactgccaccactgcagggctgtgactgtgctgtgtgtggctgtgctgtgtcacccGTCACTcaccagctgtggctgtgaggctgtgctgtgtgactgtgctgtgtgactgtgctgtgtgtgactgtgctgtgtgactgtgctgtgtgtgactgtgctgtgtgtgactgtgctgtgtcacCCATCACTcaccagctgtggctgtgtgactgtgctgtgtgactgtgctgtgtgactgtgctgtgtgtgtgactgtgctgtgtgtgactgtgctgtgtcacCCGTCACTcaccagctgtggctgtcaggctgtgctgtgtgactgtgctgtgtgtgactgtgctgtgtgtggctgtgctgtgtgtggctgtgctgtgtcacccATCACTcaccagctgtggctgtgtgactgtgctgtgtgtgactgtgctgtgtgactgtgctgtgtgtgactgtgctgtgtgtgactgtgctgtgtcacCCATCACTcaccagctgtggctgtgaggctgtgctgtgtgactgtgctgtgtgtggctgtgctgtgtgtgactgtgctgtgtgtggctgtgctgtgtgtggctgtgctgtgtgtggctgtgctgtgtgtggctgtgctgtgtcacccATCACTCACCAGCTGTtgctgtcaggctgtgctgtgtgactgtgctgtgtgtgactgtgctgtgtgtggctgtgctgtgtgtggctgtgctgtgtcacccGTCACTcaccagctgtggctgtcaggctgtgccacccctgctCAGCAGAAGACAATGTACACCAcgagggcacagcccaggatcCAGCCGAGCGCCAGCAGCAGCGGGACCAGCAGGCGGGACAGCGGCACCGGGGCTGGCACAGAAACAGCCTGAGACACTGCCCGGGACTGTGAACCCACCCGAGACACTGCCCGGGACTGAGAACCCACCCGAGACACTGCTGAACCCACCCGAGACACTGCCCGGGACTGTGAACACACCCGAGACACTGCCCGGGACTGTGAACCCACCTGAGACACTGCTGAACCCAcctgaacactgccagggactgTGAACCCACCCGAGACACTGCTGAACCCACCCGAGACACTGCCCGGGACTGAGAACCCACCCGAGACACTGCTGAACCCACCCGAGACACTGCCCGGGACTGTGAACCCACCCGAGACACTGCCCGGGACTGTGAACCCACCTGAGACACTGCTGAACCCAcctgaacactgccagggactgTGAACCCACCCGAGACACTGCCCGGGACTGTGAACCCACCCGAGACACTGCTGAACCCACCTGAGACACTGCCCGGGACTGAGAACCCACCCGAGACACTGCCCGGGACTGAGAACCCAcccaaacactgccagggacTGAGAACCCACCAGTGTGGGACCCAGGCCCAGATGTGGGACCCCAGACCCAATGTGGGACCCCAGACCCAAATGTGGGACCCCAGCCCAAATGTGGGACCCCAGACCCAATGTGGGACCCCTGACCCAGTGTGGGACCCCAGCCCAAATGTGGGACCCCAGGGTGGCTGAGCCATGGGTCAGGCTGCTCAGCAGGCCTAGGACAGGCTCagaggagcccagggcaggccAAGGTTCTCTGTGGAGCACACAAAAATTAGGACTGGCTTTACACAAATACATCTCCATAAAACATCAGAATTTTAAAGACTCTTCTCTCAGTTCCCTGCAAACTGCACACTCTTGCCAGAAAGCAGAATAACAACCTTTGAGATCCTATTACTTACCAATATATTACAACCTCTTACAGCACATCTTTACACAGTTAATAGAATTACAGGTTTTTGAAGGGATTAATAAATTATGTAAAACTATTCACAACACCTTGCACAGCTTAGATCCAGCAGGCAGACTCAGAGGGATGCTCAATAATTTAAGGATTGCCACATTGTTCTGCACAGCAAACCTGTCTCACCATGACACTGCAATGTGAGGGACAGATCTGCACGTGCTGCCATGAAAATATCAAACATAAAGAGCCACACAGCAAAGAAATCCTGTCCTGAAACTGGGAGTGCCTTTGCCCCAGGGCAGTCCTCACCAGTTTCATTTAGAACTTTGCTGCTTTGACAGTGTCAGGTGAAGCTCTGGGATGTTCCCCTGCCCTTGCCATTGCTCTGAAGGTCTCATCACAAACCaacccagcagggctggctgctgctggggcacagagggattgtcagagctctgctgatgctgctgaCTGGGGGGCTTTGTTCTGGAGCTCCAGTTCAAACCAGTATCAGGGTCATTTCTGGGGCTGTCAGTGAAAACTCAAAGAGTGTTCAGTGTCCTTTTGCACCTTAGCAGAAACTCACTCTCCATAGATACCAGAGTCAGTGGTGCAAAAAACCAGGAGAAGAGTCTTTAAAATCTTTGAAGGTGGATATGAAGATGTGTTAAAACATTCCCTTTATTAATGTTACCTGAGtaactgcacacagcacagctacAGTTGTAAAtttaagtgaaataaataaaaaatcacaatagatataaaacacatttttacaaACTGCCTTTTCTCCTCAGAGAGAGTGAAGTGTGCTTACAATTGAAAGGTcattattaaaatttcattttgctcTGCCACTTGAGCTTTGTGGGGTTCAAATCTAATTTACTCTCttcacttggcactacacttgGAGCTCAGCTACACACAGTATAACAAAAATGCTGTCAAACATAACTCATTTTACACACTGTCCTACTGTGTCAGCTATCTTGGAATGACAactacaaaaaataaagaaaacaaaactgttaGGATTCAAAAATACAGCAGGAACCCAAGCTGTTAATAGAATTAGCTTTTAAGTGATTATACCTtctaactgaaaataaaatatacatagTGTATCAGACAAGAATACAGGTAGCTGAGGATATTCACACTGTGTGTCAGATCTATTAATTTCAGTATATCATTACATTCACATTTCATTGTGCCTCTTACCTGGTTCTGCCATTGCCCCTCTGCAAGTTTAATGGCAGGCTGGGCTttgcctctgcagctgctctgagagccCTGGGATGCTTTAAATAGAGCAATATTTGgaatgtgctgcagctgcctggctcACTGGTGCCAGGGGTTGGCTGTAAGCATTCAATTGTCTCAAAAGGCAGGAATTCAGGGGTCAAGGTTACCTCTGCCTGTTCCTCCAACTGCACTCTGACCAAAGAGGGGTCAGTCCATTGAAGAGGGAGGCACAGGAGGGTGAAAACTGCTTTATGGTCTGTTCAGAGCCATGGAAAATGCAGATAACCCTCACGAGCCCCCTGCATTTCCAGCATGATGGAAATCTGGTGTGTTCTGGGTCCCCcacccttccctctccctctgctctgcagatttCTCTGCAGGATTCCTGAGCAGGTGTCCCTGGatttccagctctctgctgagcaCCACCAGCTCCTCCCACTGCAGGGGTTCAGTGCCAAgcaagggcagctctgcagggatccCTGAGAGGAGCATGTCCAGCATCACCCCTaggacacagctgggagggACAGCCCGTCCCCAGGCACCCCTGAGGAAGGGGATTTAGTTCATTACTGCTTCTCCAAAATGGGAGCACTCTCACAATAAAACTCAGGGCTGTGTGACACTTTATTATGCCATGCACAGTTCAGCCTATCACAACATTTTGAGACACGAGAATAAACCACGAGCTTTACCTTGTCTGGTTTTGCTATAAAGCAAATCTTTTTGGGATAAGATCCAATTTGCTGTGAAAAGAAATATGATTctgtgtaaaatatttattgaaaaaaaaaaaaatctctgataCAATAACTTTGTAGAGTGCTCAGCTGTTCCTGTAAGAATCCTATCTGGCTTGCTAACTATATCTATCCATCTGATCTCATGGAAATAATTTCCAGCAGGAATCATGTATTCCTGACAGAACCATCTGACCTTCAGGGCTGGGATCCTTCCAGGCCCAGTTGCCACAAGGGCAGGGAGCCTTTGCTGCTCACACCAGTGCAGTCCTGCATGTCCAAAGCTGGACTTCAGGCAGAGAAAAGCTGCAACTGCAGCAAAGAGTAGAGTAACAATACAGACATTATTTCAAATAGCACATCTTCTGTTGGGAACTGAGGAATGAACTGCAGACATCAATTCTACAATAGACCTCAGTCCAACAgtcaaaaaaaaagcagtgggaCAGtttcaaaaagtaaaaacaagGAGATGACACAAGGCTTAAGAAAATACTCAGAATGATCTGTGGCAAAACATctactgctctgctgctgcagaacaaCACCCAAGAACAACAATCCCCTCCTTTCTCTTTGTGCTCCCAATTACATGATCTTGGTTCatgttttcccctctctgtgctgggacacTGAGACACTCAATGTCCAGAGCTGCACTGGATGGGCAGCTGGCTCAGGAATGAGATTCCTTGtcagcctccagctccctgagctgctcagacaggtcacagggcagccctggcacttcACTCCCATTAACTGCTCAAAGCTGGGGATCACTCCAGTGCTTGGAATGTCCAAGTGCTGTAAGGGAATTGGGGCCAGAATTAGGAGGAGGAACAGAGtaaggcagcagggctgccaggctTTCTGTGAGAGAAGCaatttcaagggaaaaaaatccttttagtGCCTGGTGTTTGTGCAAGAAGTGTCAGAACCTCATTGACCTCCCCACACCGTGCAAAGCAAACTGGCCATTTTTAGTGTTAAAAAATGTTTAGAGCACATCCCAATCTTCATCACTGCCTCAGCACCAGAGATCAGATTCTGGAATGTCACATTTCTGTCTTTGTTACTGTACTTGTAACCTCTGGGAATCTGCACCCACATGCAGGAGGCTGGCAAAGAAACCCTTTGTTTTACAAATTCTATATGATCCCTATAAATAACTGCAGCCTACACTGCTTTAGAGGAGAATACAAGGACAGACCAACTCATCTTCACAAAGGGAATGCTCCAAGTAATCAAATATTTAAGGATTTGTAATACTGCTATtcatttttaaatcacatttctttcaattgatctttttcctttaaggaaaaatcctgatttaCTAGCAAATCAAAAGCCAAGTTTATATGCCTTGAATAATTTTATGACTTTCTCATACTCTCTTGTGACCTGCAGACTAACATATGAAAATATCAGATTATTGCATTCACAAAATAGGTTTATGTGTGGAAAATCTGTCtaatgaaatgtgttttattaGTCACACCAATCTTGGCATTTGAAAGCTCCCTTACAAATTGCTAGACATTACTTTACTCACGTTTACCATGAAAATAAAGCCTGATTTATTAGATTACTATGCAACCAAAGACCTGAAAAATCCATGTATTAAGCTGCTAAATAATTAATTCCAcatgctgcttcccagggctctgggtcTACACATCATTTCCACTGGCAGAGAGAAGCATCACTCAGCTGGATGCTGAGATACCCTGAAAATGAGCTGAATTTGATGGTGCAGAGATCTCCATGagctgtgccatccctgcatCAGTCCTTGCTTTTCCTATAGCTTATATATTCCTTTTCAAATGAaccctctgtgctggggaaaacACACTTTTAAATTTACCACAGCAAATCAGTTTGTTCAGAAAAGCTCTTCAAGCTTTGAAAAGCTGTGAAGATATTACCAAGCTTTACCTGACCAGAAATAAAGTTCTCaagagcaataaaaatgaacaatttCATGCACAAATTAAAGGACAATATTATTTGTAAGAAGAGAGCAGTTTTAGGAGGAGGACTGCTGCAACCACGGAGTCCTGAGAGACAAGGGgtgtgaagagcagcagcagtgcacaaactgcagcaacGTGGAGCTGCAGTTCCCTCTGGTGACAGCCAGAGCTGATTCCTGCTtgcagctcaggcagcacaGTGCTCACTGAAGGGTGCCTGGGcacccaaacaaaccaaacctgCTGCTCTTGGACCTCTCCTCAGGAAGGATGGACTCACTGCCCTGGGCTTTGCAAAAGGAGGttccccaggctgggctgccttAGGCCCTGCTCACATGAACCCCACAGCAGTCATGGAATGAACAGCTGAGCTCCAGGTGCCTCTGAGGATGCTCTGAggtggcagcacaggcagcctggccctgctcacaTGAACCCCACAGAGATGAGAGCACAGCTCCTATCTGAGGATGCTGtgaggggcagcacaggcagcctggccctgctcacaTGAACCCCAAAGCTGATaagagcacagctgagctccagaTGCCTCTGAGGATGCTCTGaggggcagcagtgacagcctggccctgctcacaTGAACCCCAAAGCTGATAAGAGCACAGCTCCTATCTGAGGATGCTGtgaggggcagcacaggcagcctggCCCTGTTCACATGAACCCCAAAGCTGATAAGAGCACAGCTCCTATCTGAGGATGCTGtgaggtggcagcagtggcagcctggccctgctcagacacctgagcagcactggcaggcacacacagagacTCTGCTGCTTGTCTCCCCAGTCCCCACTCTGGCTCCTGCACTCTGCACACAGGTCTTTGGGCTGtgccactgcccagctcaggctcctgctggctcccacagctgctccagggcagcacctgagcagggcatctctcctggagctgctgctgctccaggcagggctggctgccagcagaTGGCAacccctgcctgcagtgccactgCCCCAGCTTGGGGAAAAGTCTCCTgagtggttaaaaaaaaaaaaaaaaaaagaaagaaagaaaaagaattaagtATTTCTAGAATTAATTACATTACATAGTGTTTACATAGGAGAAATGTTATTTTGGCTTGGATTTCTGGGTGCAAACTCCTCCTCTTGGGATAGAGAACTTACAGATAGAAAAGAGTGAGGCAGCTCTCAATGATacctcagagccagcagggaatttagatttattatttcaaattacCACCATaaggcagctcctcctgcagcagccctgccctgaaaaacatttccaggaTCCAGATTTCTGTTACCCCTCCTCTCCACCCCCTTCCCTTGTTTTAGGGAGCAAAGAACAATGCCTGAACTCACCTGTCTTTCCTCAAAAATCAGCGAGTTCTGCAATGCTCCTCAAATGACAGAAGAGGTCACAAGTGAAATTTCCCCAAATTGGTGTTATATTTTGAAGAATAATGGGTTTATAAAATCCTCCTTCAAAAGACAAAAGGCCAATAGTGCCTTTTCCATGCCCTTCCCTGTACACAGAAACTTACCACTCTAATTACTCCACTTTTAAGTTAATTGctgcaaaaatgcagaaattcttAGCTCAGTAAAAGGTTTTCCTCAGAGCCAGTTTATTCTGGGCTCATTCAAATTCATCAGAAATAAGCTATCTTTAAACCTCATCAAGAGCATGTTATCTTTTGTAAGGGCTAAAGAGCTTTACAATCATGCTGCCAGCAAAAGGACAGGcagaaaagccaggaaaaaaagagacttttGAAGATTTTTATAGGGCTATAATCTCCAAAAATTGCCTTTTCATCAGTTATCTTGAGGTTTGGGTGTAAAGCAAAAATGGAGGAAAACCACTTCCTGAGCATGTGATAATCTCTGCTGGATCATCTTATCAGCAGACAGCAAGATCTTCATGTTTCCTAAAGGTGTGTCAgaatttttcatggatttttacCTGAGCACAGCCTTTAGTACTTCAGCAGGTGCTGTGAACTGCCATTGAGTTTTCTAGGCTACAAAGATCCCCAAAAATACTGAAGTCAAAATATTCCAAGTGTTACACAAACACTTATCATCATTATCAACCAGCAGCACTCATTTAGAATATAcaaaactctaaaaaaaaagcacaaaaatcacATACTTCTCTCCAGAGAAACTGATGCTGCTGGTAACTGATACAAATATATTCTGTGaatattactattattattatctgATACATTCCTTCATGCAAATTGAGGATTCTAAAACCCCAAGGCTGATTTTTGTATGAGCAGACACatgggaggaaaataaagcaacagTTTAATTTCCAAatagtttgggatttttcagacATTCCCTAAGTGACTTTTTTCCCTTGGGAGTTATTTCTGAATAAGCAACATAAAGTTTGAATGCTGTCAAATGCAAAGGGTGTATTCTTCTAAATGAATGCTAATTAAATTAGTAGCAAAGGTAATGACATTGACCTTAAATTCTGGATGCATTAAGTGGCATTCAAATGGAGACAATTAATATTCAGTGTCGAGTCTTTCTGTACTGATACATTAACATATAATTCTTAGTGGTGCACAGTTATTAAATGAAGGATCTATAATGTCCTGACCATGTCCCTGATCTCtgtttgtgcagctcctgggggatTCTCTGTGACACTGCCAGCTGCCCTCCCCCtcaggtgacacagggcaggtctgcaggtccctgcagggctcagtgccATGGCTCAGTCCTTCTAAAATAAGCTCAGGTGAGTTTAAATTGATCccaaaaaatttcatttcaaagtgTTTCACTCAGCTTAAAGGAACCTTCAGGTCACCCCTCCTGTGGCTCCTTCCAGGAGTCAGGAGCTGGCACAAGAGTGTCACCCTTGTCCTTCCAGCaactcccagcagcagaaaggggaaagggcacaggaactgggagagaacaccaggagctggagggacaggacacagggaatggctccccactgccaggggcagggttAGGGGGGATATTGGGGATTAGggaggaattgttccctgttCTCCTTGGGGGAAGGACAAGGGCAGCACAAACCTCAACGTTCAGACTGAGTGAAATCACATCTCAACCTCCAACGAGCCAACACTCAATGACAGCATTAAAAACCTACTGAGGATTGAGTACAACACTCTTTAAAAACCACTGTTTGGCCTTTGTCCTGTGCCTGAAAgtgtcccctgccagcccagcgAGGGGGGTTTGTGACACCAGctctccccaggcagccccGTGCTCTCATGTGGAAACAATTCCCAGCTGCAttttgggcagcagcagctgagcagtgctgggcccTGCCCTCATTGTCAGGgacctggggctctgctgggggctgaTCACTGGCAgtgtccagctccagctctgttaTGTGCTGTCTATTTTTAGTTGATTTATTTGTGATCTGTGTCTGTACTACACTCACTGCTGCAAGACCCCTGCAGTGCATTTCCCAGTGCAGTGCTcaccctgccccactgcccccagGCACTCCAGAGGCATGAAGTTAGGCACATACAATATATTAAATGTTATCTATTATGTATTGGTACATAGGAGTCACTAAGATCACAGCTTTGGTCTCTTTGTGCTCTGCCCTAGGTCTGACACTGGAATGATGACATAAACAACCTGCACAACTGAGATATTTCAAAGTATTATCCTCTAGACCGCCCAAAGTAATCAATATGCTTTAAAATGTCAATAAATTAACTTTCTCCTACTAAAATTAGAAGTTCTGGATGGttctctccaggctgggcaATAATACTGACAGAAGGAGCTGGTTCTGGAGCTCTTCACTGGCTCTAACAAACATTACAGGAGAGCCTGGGCCTCAAACCACAACTATTTCTATTCCCTCTGACAAATTATtgatttccttgcttttctggCTGTGAGGaagagctctccctgcccacccaggtATATCCACCAAGCTCCTCCCAGCATTATCTCACCACAGCAATATccacccagggcacagcagctcccagacaCAGGGCAGCCAATGGTCCCCTCACTTCAACAGCCTCATCTTTACTGCTGCAcctggaaatgca
The Oenanthe melanoleuca isolate GR-GAL-2019-014 chromosome 9, OMel1.0, whole genome shotgun sequence DNA segment above includes these coding regions:
- the STRIT1 gene encoding sarcoplasmic/endoplasmic reticulum calcium ATPase regulator DWORF: MAEPAPVPLSRLLVPLLLALGWILGCALVVYIVFC